The following are encoded together in the Pseudoclavibacter endophyticus genome:
- a CDS encoding ABC transporter permease: MTTTASAPGTSPGIETGTAPTAPGDRDGLLSRLGRLQSRFPVAQLFITIAAFVFGAATLNGFASPNSVKTVLILSALVALAGLGQTLVILVGGIDMSVANFLVVGAVVVTQLTVTFNMPFGVAVLVLIPTTLILGGLVGWVCHRFEVEPLVVTLAMGTFALGLVQVQTEGMIAGGAPEWLMALTSLQSTTFGLPIPPILVIWALAIVVMAVFIHRTTAGRRLLVTGANARAAQYSLVKVRRIWVVVFALSAMLAALAGIALAAFSGTVNTSIGGPYLFQSLAAVIIGGTALGGPGDYTRTVIGAVMLTVITTVLIGHGLGEGDQQILSGLIILVAMVIYGRGRKLSDRV, encoded by the coding sequence ATGACGACCACGGCATCCGCCCCCGGTACCTCGCCCGGAATCGAGACGGGCACCGCCCCGACCGCACCAGGCGACCGCGACGGCCTGCTCTCGCGGCTCGGTCGGCTGCAGTCGAGGTTCCCCGTCGCACAGCTGTTCATCACGATCGCCGCCTTCGTGTTCGGGGCCGCCACGCTCAACGGCTTCGCGTCGCCGAACAGCGTCAAGACCGTCCTGATCCTCTCGGCGCTCGTCGCGCTCGCGGGGCTCGGGCAGACGCTCGTGATCCTGGTCGGCGGCATCGACATGTCGGTCGCCAACTTCCTCGTGGTCGGCGCCGTCGTCGTGACCCAGCTCACGGTGACGTTCAACATGCCGTTCGGCGTCGCGGTGCTCGTGCTCATCCCCACGACCCTCATCCTCGGCGGACTCGTCGGGTGGGTCTGCCACCGGTTCGAGGTCGAGCCCCTCGTCGTCACCCTCGCGATGGGCACGTTCGCGCTCGGGCTCGTGCAGGTGCAGACCGAGGGGATGATCGCGGGCGGCGCCCCCGAGTGGCTCATGGCGCTGACCTCGCTGCAGTCGACGACCTTCGGCCTGCCGATCCCGCCAATCCTCGTGATCTGGGCACTCGCGATCGTCGTGATGGCCGTGTTCATCCACCGAACGACCGCCGGCCGGCGGCTGCTCGTGACGGGCGCCAACGCCCGCGCCGCCCAGTACTCGCTCGTAAAGGTGCGACGCATCTGGGTCGTCGTCTTCGCGCTCAGCGCCATGCTCGCGGCGCTCGCGGGCATCGCGCTCGCGGCCTTCTCCGGCACGGTCAATACGTCGATCGGCGGCCCGTATCTCTTTCAGAGCCTCGCGGCCGTCATCATCGGAGGCACGGCGCTCGGCGGTCCAGGCGACTACACGCGAACTGTCATCGGCGCCGTCATGCTCACCGTCATCACGACCGTCCTCATCGGCCACGGGCTCGGGGAGGGCGACCAGCAGATCCTCTCGGGCCTCATCATCCTCGTCGCGATGGTCATCTACGGCAGGGGACGAAAGCTCAGCGACCGCGTCTAG
- a CDS encoding zinc-binding dehydrogenase: protein MRAAVVSTPGGGFHLEDVELAAPAGREIVVEVKASGLCHSDISVAEAGMGFPMPVLLGHEVAGIVAEVGPDAHTVKVGDRIVVCMVSGCASCVQCRSGKPYRCLQAEPLERGVDDAPRVARDGEAISQFMGVGGFAERVLIHESLAVPIGEDIPFDVACLLGCGVVTGAGAAINTAGIRPGDTVAVIGCGGVGLNTIQGARLAGATRVIAVDLQPAKLEMARSFGATDVVAAGEGDPVEAVRALTGGGVDYSFEVIGLQPTAEQAVRMLKVGGTALLIGVQKPGTVLDLDIFADVILPQRHILGVSMGSTNPLVDIPMYADLYRQGRFELDALVSERISLDEIGDAYARLAGGSVARAVVTSF from the coding sequence ATGCGCGCCGCCGTCGTCAGTACCCCGGGTGGCGGCTTCCACCTCGAGGACGTCGAACTCGCCGCTCCCGCTGGGCGGGAGATCGTCGTCGAGGTCAAGGCCAGCGGCCTGTGCCACAGCGACATCTCTGTCGCCGAGGCGGGCATGGGGTTTCCCATGCCCGTGCTGCTCGGTCATGAGGTCGCCGGCATCGTGGCCGAGGTCGGGCCGGATGCTCACACCGTCAAGGTCGGTGACCGCATCGTCGTCTGCATGGTGTCTGGATGCGCGTCGTGCGTACAGTGCCGCAGCGGGAAGCCGTATCGGTGCCTGCAGGCCGAACCGCTGGAGCGCGGCGTCGATGACGCTCCCCGCGTCGCACGCGACGGCGAGGCGATCTCGCAGTTCATGGGCGTCGGGGGCTTCGCCGAGCGGGTGCTCATCCACGAGAGCCTCGCGGTGCCGATCGGCGAGGACATCCCGTTCGACGTGGCGTGCCTCCTCGGCTGCGGCGTCGTGACCGGGGCGGGAGCCGCCATCAACACGGCCGGCATCAGGCCGGGCGACACGGTCGCGGTGATCGGCTGCGGCGGCGTCGGCCTCAACACCATCCAGGGCGCGAGACTCGCGGGGGCGACCCGCGTGATCGCCGTCGACCTGCAGCCGGCCAAGCTCGAGATGGCGCGCAGCTTCGGCGCGACAGACGTCGTGGCCGCAGGCGAGGGCGACCCCGTCGAGGCCGTGCGCGCGCTGACCGGCGGGGGCGTCGACTACTCCTTCGAGGTCATCGGCCTGCAGCCCACCGCCGAGCAGGCGGTTCGCATGCTGAAGGTCGGCGGCACGGCACTCCTCATCGGGGTGCAGAAACCCGGGACCGTGCTCGACCTCGACATCTTCGCGGACGTCATCCTGCCGCAGCGCCACATCCTCGGTGTCTCGATGGGGTCGACGAACCCGCTCGTCGACATTCCCATGTACGCCGACCTGTACCGGCAGGGTCGGTTCGAGCTCGACGCGCTGGTGTCGGAGCGTATCTCGCTCGACGAGATCGGCGACGCTTACGCGCGCCTCGCGGGCGGGTCGGTCGCGCGCGCGGTCGTCACCTCGTTCTGA
- a CDS encoding UDP-glucose dehydrogenase family protein encodes MRISVIGCGYLGAVHAAGMASLGHDVIGIDIDARKVEALTRGEAPFFEPGLPELLREQVDSGRLRFSTDLELARGARVHFLGVGTPQQRDSDAADLTYVDAAIAGLARIVGPGEVVVGKSTVPVGTASRLLECILDAQPDASLAWNPEFLREGFAVTDTLRPDRLVYGVRGGDDAEREAGERDAALLDEVYADLLEADTPRLLTDLATAELVKVSANAFLATKISFINAMAEICEQTGADVTMLADAIGLDPRIGRRFLNSGLGFGGGCLPKDIRAFQARANELGVGESLHFLREVDGVNQRRRARVVELTRELTGGHERLDGITVGVLGLAFKPNSDDTRDSPALDVARQLLDLGATVRGYDPEASANAARVVPELALTDSPAEALRGADIAIVATEWQEFRDLDPASPELRDTVASARIIDARNCLDATAWRAAGWTLRALGRGTT; translated from the coding sequence ATGCGGATTTCGGTCATCGGCTGCGGGTATCTCGGAGCCGTTCACGCGGCCGGCATGGCCTCCCTCGGCCACGACGTCATCGGAATCGACATCGACGCCCGCAAGGTCGAGGCGCTCACGCGCGGCGAGGCCCCGTTCTTTGAGCCGGGCCTGCCGGAGCTGCTGCGCGAGCAGGTCGACTCGGGCCGGCTGCGGTTCTCGACCGATCTCGAGCTCGCGCGCGGGGCGCGGGTGCACTTCCTGGGCGTTGGCACGCCGCAGCAGCGCGACTCGGATGCCGCCGACCTGACGTACGTCGACGCCGCGATCGCGGGGCTCGCTCGCATCGTCGGGCCGGGCGAAGTCGTCGTCGGCAAGTCGACGGTCCCCGTGGGCACCGCGAGCCGGCTGCTCGAGTGCATCCTCGACGCCCAGCCCGACGCGTCGCTCGCCTGGAACCCCGAATTCCTGCGCGAGGGCTTCGCCGTCACCGACACGCTGCGGCCCGACCGGCTCGTGTACGGCGTGCGCGGAGGCGATGACGCCGAGCGCGAGGCCGGCGAACGCGACGCGGCCCTGCTCGACGAGGTCTACGCCGACCTGCTCGAAGCCGACACCCCTCGCCTCCTGACCGACCTCGCGACCGCCGAGCTCGTGAAGGTGAGCGCCAACGCCTTCCTCGCCACCAAGATCTCGTTCATCAACGCGATGGCCGAAATCTGCGAGCAGACCGGCGCCGACGTGACCATGCTCGCCGACGCGATCGGCCTCGACCCACGCATCGGACGCCGCTTCCTCAACTCCGGGCTCGGCTTCGGCGGCGGCTGCCTCCCCAAAGACATCCGCGCATTCCAGGCACGCGCGAACGAACTGGGCGTCGGCGAATCGCTCCACTTCCTCCGCGAGGTCGACGGCGTCAACCAACGCCGCCGCGCACGCGTCGTCGAGCTCACCCGAGAGCTCACCGGCGGCCACGAACGCCTCGACGGCATCACGGTCGGCGTGCTCGGGCTCGCGTTCAAACCCAACAGCGACGACACGCGCGACTCCCCCGCCCTCGACGTCGCGCGACAACTGCTCGACCTCGGCGCGACCGTGCGCGGCTACGACCCCGAAGCGTCAGCGAACGCCGCCCGCGTCGTACCAGAACTCGCCCTCACCGACTCCCCCGCCGAGGCGCTGCGCGGAGCCGACATCGCGATCGTGGCAACCGAATGGCAAGAATTCCGCGACCTCGACCCCGCATCCCCCGAACTCCGCGATACCGTCGCATCCGCCCGCATCATCGACGCCCGCAACTGCCTCGACGCCACCGCCTGGCGCGCGGCCGGCTGGACACTCCGCGCCCTCGGCCGAGGCACCACCTGA
- a CDS encoding zinc-binding dehydrogenase → MPEEEDEPMVKALLLEEVGGPFHVAEIQVDDPIGREVLVDVKASGLCQSDRTASDLGGFPLPAILGHEVSGVVAAVGPDTSGFSVGDHVVASLQSHCGSCGPCLRDDINMCERPEFVRRAEGEAPRVTRDGAPVTPVVELGGFAERMLVHENNLVRIEQPIDHEIACILGCGILAGAGAVLNASKVPEGATVAVFGCGGLGLAAVQAAVIAGASRIVAVDVTTDKLASAVELGATDTVNSAETDPVAAIRDLLGGADYVFDFVGRPEVTKQAYESVGRAGELGIVGLTKPGATLEIGIDAPAVWNQVRIRPIFNGSANFLRDIPYFVDLYRQGRFRLDKFVSRTIRLDEVNDAYATMRDHTGRTVVTFP, encoded by the coding sequence ATGCCCGAAGAAGAGGACGAACCCATGGTGAAAGCGCTGCTGCTCGAAGAAGTCGGCGGACCGTTCCACGTCGCCGAGATCCAGGTGGACGACCCGATCGGCCGCGAAGTGCTCGTCGACGTCAAGGCGAGCGGTCTGTGCCAGAGCGACCGCACCGCGAGCGACCTCGGAGGATTCCCGCTGCCGGCGATCCTCGGCCACGAGGTCTCGGGCGTCGTCGCGGCCGTCGGGCCCGACACATCCGGCTTCTCGGTCGGCGATCACGTCGTCGCCTCCCTGCAATCCCACTGCGGCTCGTGCGGGCCGTGCCTGCGGGATGACATCAACATGTGCGAGCGCCCCGAATTCGTCCGCAGGGCCGAGGGTGAGGCACCGCGCGTCACCCGCGACGGGGCACCCGTCACGCCGGTCGTCGAGCTCGGCGGCTTCGCCGAGCGCATGCTCGTGCACGAGAACAACCTTGTGCGCATCGAACAGCCCATCGACCACGAGATCGCATGCATTCTCGGCTGCGGCATCCTCGCGGGCGCCGGCGCCGTGCTCAACGCGTCCAAGGTGCCTGAAGGCGCGACCGTCGCGGTGTTCGGCTGCGGCGGGCTGGGGCTCGCCGCCGTGCAGGCCGCGGTCATCGCCGGTGCGAGCCGCATCGTCGCCGTCGACGTCACGACCGACAAGCTCGCTTCGGCCGTCGAGCTCGGGGCGACCGACACCGTGAACTCGGCCGAGACCGACCCGGTCGCCGCGATCCGGGACCTCCTCGGCGGCGCCGATTACGTATTCGACTTCGTCGGCCGCCCCGAGGTCACCAAGCAGGCCTACGAATCGGTCGGGCGCGCCGGTGAGCTCGGAATCGTCGGTCTCACGAAGCCGGGCGCGACCCTCGAGATCGGAATCGATGCGCCGGCCGTGTGGAATCAGGTGCGAATTCGGCCGATCTTCAACGGTTCGGCGAACTTCCTGCGCGACATTCCGTACTTCGTCGATCTCTACCGGCAGGGCCGATTCCGGCTCGACAAATTCGTCTCGCGCACGATCCGGCTCGACGAGGTCAACGACGCCTACGCGACGATGCGCGACCACACGGGCCGCACCGTCGTCACGTTCCCCTAG
- a CDS encoding long-chain-fatty-acid--CoA ligase, translating to MQLNESRAWNRFYAPGTPKDIDVPNGSLADLLDEAAAAYRARDALVFFGAVTSYGKLREQVMRAAAGLRARGIRKGDRVALVMPNAPQHVIAFYAVLRLGAIVVEHNPLYTRDELRAQFQDHRAEVVIAWDKAAPTVQSIASEVGIREVISVDVTTAMPLKLRLALRLPIEKARESRAKLSAEAPGTTPFRSLLTAGTLDERTPGPDADDIACLQYTSGTTGTPKGAMITHRNLWSNARQGAAWMPDFRRGEETIYGVLPMFHAFGVLLSVIYSLSVGARTVLFPTFDPDLVVDAAKRHPATFIPAVPPMYDRLARVARDGRLDLTTVTYAISGAMTLNDAVVDRWETVAGGRLVEGFGLTECSPVALGNPFTPQRKTGTIGIPFPSTDIRVVDSNEPDRDVELGETGELLIRGPQVFSGYWNRPDETAQTLLAGGWLRTGDLVQQDEDGFVTVVDRKKELIITGGLNVSPSEVERVVAEVPGVAEVAVVGIKRGGGAEVVTAVIVLDDGATFDERTAREHAREHLAEYKVPRAYLVWDALPKSLIGKVLRKKVRDALQADPKATSAPEPSST from the coding sequence ATGCAACTGAACGAGTCGCGCGCCTGGAATCGGTTCTACGCCCCCGGCACCCCGAAGGACATCGACGTCCCGAACGGCTCGCTCGCCGACCTGCTCGATGAGGCGGCCGCGGCGTACCGCGCTCGTGACGCGCTCGTGTTCTTCGGCGCCGTGACGTCGTACGGGAAACTGCGGGAGCAGGTCATGCGCGCCGCGGCCGGGCTTCGCGCGCGCGGCATCCGGAAGGGCGACCGTGTCGCCCTCGTCATGCCGAACGCCCCGCAGCATGTCATCGCCTTCTACGCGGTGCTCCGCCTCGGTGCCATCGTCGTCGAGCACAACCCGCTCTACACGCGTGACGAGCTGCGCGCGCAGTTCCAGGACCACCGCGCCGAGGTCGTCATCGCCTGGGACAAGGCCGCCCCGACCGTGCAGTCCATCGCCAGCGAGGTCGGCATCCGCGAAGTGATCTCGGTCGATGTCACCACCGCGATGCCGCTCAAGCTGCGACTCGCGCTGCGACTGCCCATCGAGAAGGCGCGCGAGTCGCGGGCCAAGCTCTCGGCCGAGGCACCGGGCACGACCCCCTTCCGCTCACTGCTTACCGCCGGCACCCTCGACGAGCGCACGCCCGGCCCCGACGCCGACGACATCGCCTGCCTGCAGTACACATCCGGCACGACGGGCACCCCGAAGGGCGCCATGATCACGCACCGCAACCTGTGGTCGAACGCGCGACAGGGCGCCGCGTGGATGCCCGACTTCCGTCGCGGCGAAGAGACGATCTACGGCGTGCTGCCGATGTTTCACGCCTTCGGCGTGCTGCTCAGCGTCATCTACTCGCTCTCGGTCGGGGCCCGTACCGTGCTCTTCCCAACCTTCGACCCGGACCTCGTGGTGGATGCCGCCAAACGGCATCCGGCGACGTTCATTCCTGCGGTCCCGCCCATGTACGACCGCCTCGCGCGCGTCGCACGCGACGGGCGGCTCGATCTCACGACCGTGACGTACGCCATCTCGGGCGCGATGACGCTGAACGACGCCGTCGTCGACCGGTGGGAGACCGTCGCGGGAGGCCGACTCGTCGAGGGCTTCGGCCTCACCGAGTGCAGCCCCGTCGCGCTCGGCAACCCGTTCACGCCCCAGCGGAAGACCGGCACGATCGGCATTCCGTTCCCCTCGACCGACATCAGGGTCGTCGACTCGAACGAGCCCGACCGTGACGTCGAGCTTGGCGAGACGGGCGAGCTGTTGATCCGCGGGCCGCAGGTCTTCTCGGGGTATTGGAACCGTCCCGACGAGACCGCGCAGACCCTGCTTGCGGGCGGCTGGTTGCGTACGGGCGACCTCGTGCAGCAGGACGAGGACGGCTTCGTGACGGTGGTCGACCGGAAGAAGGAACTCATCATCACCGGCGGGCTCAACGTCTCGCCGAGCGAGGTCGAGCGGGTCGTCGCCGAGGTTCCCGGCGTCGCCGAGGTCGCGGTCGTCGGCATCAAGCGCGGCGGCGGGGCCGAGGTCGTCACGGCGGTGATCGTGCTCGACGACGGCGCCACGTTCGACGAGCGGACGGCTCGCGAACACGCCCGAGAGCACCTCGCCGAGTACAAGGTCCCCCGCGCCTATCTCGTGTGGGACGCGCTGCCGAAGTCGCTCATCGGCAAGGTGCTGCGCAAGAAGGTGCGCGACGCCCTGCAGGCCGATCCCAAGGCGACGAGCGCGCCCGAGCCGTCCTCCACGTAA
- a CDS encoding ABC transporter permease, producing MTRLNNASAPAASATAVLAAPSPASLPPATRLRAWLRRYPAAFAIALAVVMLAISFIMQPNLSPISQLASFAPLALAAMATAASVIGGGIDLSISAQMTLTSILFVGYLTPAGLGGYEAIVILAVLGGIVGGLNGVIVVLLRLPAIVVTLATMFIITGINLRLAPRPVILFDGWAMDLASSVWIIPGGLLTIGLPLLLWLLLMRTAFGRNLYAVGGSDATSFSAGINVPIMRILSYVVGGIIASIGGLALTALVSSVDASASSSYIIGAITAIALGGITLAGGRGGMIGAIAGAAVIYLVQNMLTIFGVSQVWLNLVFGALLLFAVISSAIISAPVKEKQA from the coding sequence ATGACGCGGCTGAATAATGCGAGCGCTCCAGCAGCATCCGCCACGGCCGTGCTCGCGGCCCCATCGCCCGCGTCCCTGCCGCCCGCGACCCGTCTGCGCGCGTGGCTTCGCCGCTATCCGGCGGCGTTCGCGATCGCGCTCGCCGTGGTGATGCTCGCGATCAGCTTCATCATGCAGCCGAACTTGAGCCCCATATCGCAGCTCGCTTCGTTCGCGCCGCTCGCGCTCGCCGCGATGGCGACCGCCGCATCCGTCATCGGCGGCGGCATCGACCTCTCCATCAGCGCGCAAATGACGCTCACGTCGATCCTCTTCGTCGGCTACCTCACACCGGCGGGCCTCGGCGGCTACGAGGCGATCGTGATTCTCGCCGTGCTCGGCGGCATCGTCGGCGGCCTCAACGGGGTCATCGTCGTGCTGCTTCGGCTGCCGGCGATCGTGGTGACCCTCGCGACGATGTTCATCATCACCGGCATCAACCTGCGCCTCGCCCCGCGACCGGTCATCCTCTTCGATGGCTGGGCCATGGACCTCGCGTCGTCGGTGTGGATCATTCCCGGTGGCCTGCTGACGATCGGCCTGCCGCTCCTACTGTGGCTGCTGCTCATGCGCACCGCGTTCGGCCGGAACCTCTACGCCGTCGGAGGCAGTGACGCCACGTCCTTCTCGGCCGGGATCAATGTGCCGATCATGCGCATCCTGTCGTACGTGGTCGGCGGCATCATCGCGTCGATCGGCGGCCTCGCCCTCACGGCGCTCGTGAGCTCCGTCGACGCGAGCGCGTCGAGCTCATACATCATCGGCGCCATCACGGCGATTGCGCTCGGCGGCATCACGCTCGCGGGCGGTCGCGGCGGCATGATCGGGGCCATCGCCGGTGCCGCCGTCATCTACCTCGTGCAGAACATGCTCACCATCTTCGGCGTCTCGCAGGTGTGGCTGAATCTCGTCTTCGGTGCCCTGCTGCTCTTCGCCGTCATCAGCAGCGCCATCATCAGCGCGCCCGTGAAGGAGAAGCAGGCATGA
- a CDS encoding AraC-like ligand-binding domain-containing protein, with protein sequence MADAFVPLVVFSRQPTFRCRFRAAGHADVWCFDIAASDHVVQRTDAHIQASPTGEYYKVCVMLHGICTVLQDGREAVLRGGDLAVCDTTRPYTLVMSEGARTAVLMFPRALVTIPPSTASEVTATRFGGDHGVAPIVSAFLASLVDNLESFTGAAGHRLGQHVVDLVATMLFDGLELDEPAARRSPLMARVCEFIDERLHDPELSLGTIAAAHFVSTRHLQALFQRERTTVTAWIRERRLEMCRRDLGDPYLAGESVASIATKWGFVEPSHFSRAFKAQYGRSPRAFRDQLEAAA encoded by the coding sequence ATGGCGGACGCATTCGTCCCGCTCGTCGTATTCTCGCGGCAACCAACATTCCGTTGCCGTTTTCGAGCCGCCGGCCACGCCGATGTGTGGTGTTTCGACATCGCCGCGTCCGATCATGTCGTGCAGCGCACCGACGCGCACATCCAGGCCTCGCCCACCGGCGAGTACTACAAGGTCTGTGTCATGCTCCACGGCATCTGCACCGTGCTGCAGGACGGTCGCGAAGCCGTGCTGCGCGGCGGCGACCTCGCCGTCTGCGACACGACGCGCCCGTACACGCTCGTCATGTCCGAGGGTGCGCGCACCGCCGTGCTCATGTTCCCGCGTGCGCTCGTCACGATCCCGCCTTCGACCGCCAGTGAGGTGACGGCGACGCGCTTCGGCGGCGACCACGGTGTGGCTCCAATCGTCTCGGCGTTCCTGGCGTCGCTCGTCGACAACCTCGAGAGCTTCACCGGGGCTGCCGGGCATCGGCTGGGGCAGCACGTCGTCGACCTCGTCGCGACGATGCTGTTCGACGGCCTCGAGCTCGATGAGCCCGCTGCCAGGCGCAGCCCGCTCATGGCGCGGGTCTGCGAGTTCATCGACGAGCGGTTGCACGATCCCGAGCTCTCGCTCGGCACCATCGCCGCCGCCCACTTCGTGTCGACGAGGCATTTGCAGGCGCTGTTTCAGCGGGAGCGGACCACGGTCACGGCGTGGATCCGGGAACGGCGCCTTGAAATGTGCCGGCGGGACCTCGGCGACCCATATCTCGCGGGCGAATCGGTGGCATCCATCGCGACGAAATGGGGATTCGTCGAGCCGTCGCATTTCAGCCGTGCATTCAAGGCGCAGTACGGCCGGAGCCCGCGGGCGTTCCGCGATCAGCTCGAGGCCGCGGCCTAG
- a CDS encoding DNA polymerase IV — MTRKDFGERRTGMTPAGLDDASAMILHVDMDAFFVAVELLERPELLGTPVIVGGASGRGVVSSASYEARRYGVRSAMPMARALQLCPSAVVLEGHMHKYREASERIMRVFGEITPLVEPLSIDEAFLDVSGAGRMFGSPTEIARLIRRRVKHETGLTCSVGAASTKFVAKLASSTCKPDGLLVIPAEETVPYLHTLPVGALWGVGQATGDALKRRGIDTVFELAHTPVETLVRILGRASGERLHELAWGRDDRRVVTERREKSVSHEQTFAHDEPSHAALEREVRAQADAVAQRLRRAGLVARTVSIKLRWADFTTLQRSRTLSDASDTGRTIFRVARELLDEAHEDGRPVRLIGVRASDLVETGTATSATLWDEHHDDEWEAAERAVDRATERFGREAVRPASLLGRRERRDGRQGLTERPNAPDRG; from the coding sequence ATGACGCGCAAAGACTTCGGCGAGCGCCGCACCGGCATGACGCCGGCGGGGCTCGACGACGCGTCCGCGATGATCCTGCACGTCGACATGGACGCGTTCTTCGTGGCGGTCGAGTTGCTCGAGCGGCCGGAGCTGCTCGGCACGCCCGTCATCGTCGGCGGCGCTTCGGGACGGGGTGTCGTGTCGAGCGCGAGCTACGAGGCGCGGCGCTACGGCGTGCGCAGCGCCATGCCGATGGCGCGTGCACTGCAGCTCTGCCCGTCCGCGGTGGTGCTCGAGGGACACATGCACAAGTATCGCGAGGCCTCCGAGCGGATCATGCGCGTCTTCGGCGAGATCACGCCCCTCGTCGAGCCGCTCTCGATCGATGAGGCCTTCCTCGATGTATCGGGGGCGGGGCGGATGTTCGGCTCGCCGACCGAGATCGCGAGACTCATCCGCCGGCGGGTGAAGCACGAGACCGGATTGACGTGCTCGGTCGGCGCTGCATCGACGAAGTTCGTGGCGAAGCTCGCCTCAAGCACGTGCAAGCCCGACGGTTTGCTCGTGATCCCCGCCGAGGAGACGGTGCCGTACCTGCACACGCTGCCCGTCGGCGCGCTGTGGGGCGTTGGGCAGGCGACGGGCGACGCGCTGAAGCGACGCGGCATCGACACCGTCTTCGAGCTCGCCCACACCCCCGTCGAAACGCTCGTGCGCATTCTGGGGCGGGCGTCCGGCGAACGCCTGCACGAGCTCGCGTGGGGCCGCGACGACCGGCGGGTGGTTACCGAGCGCCGCGAGAAGTCGGTGAGCCACGAGCAGACGTTCGCGCACGACGAGCCGAGCCACGCGGCGCTCGAGCGCGAGGTGCGGGCGCAGGCGGATGCCGTTGCCCAGCGCCTGCGGAGGGCCGGACTCGTGGCCCGCACCGTTTCGATCAAGCTCCGGTGGGCCGACTTCACGACGCTGCAGCGCTCTCGCACGCTCAGCGACGCGAGCGACACGGGGCGCACCATTTTCCGGGTCGCGCGCGAACTGCTCGACGAGGCGCACGAGGACGGCCGGCCAGTGCGGCTCATCGGGGTGCGCGCGAGCGATCTCGTCGAGACGGGAACGGCGACGAGCGCGACCCTGTGGGACGAACACCACGACGACGAGTGGGAGGCCGCGGAACGCGCCGTCGACCGGGCTACCGAGCGCTTCGGCCGCGAAGCCGTGCGCCCGGCGTCGCTGCTGGGCCGGCGCGAGCGGCGCGACGGCCGCCAGGGACTCACCGAGCGGCCGAACGCGCCGGACCGAGGGTGA
- a CDS encoding GyrI-like domain-containing protein — protein MTDKIDFKKALDSYRAPRDKFRIVDVPDMQYLMIDGHGDPNTSPTYAEALASLYPVAYKLKFISKRELERDYVVPPLEGLWWAEDMDAFTVSRDKSQWDWTMMLMVPDWIGRASFLSAVDRAGAKNSPMRLDDVRLETLSEGRCVQTLHLGSFDDEGPVLDRMHREFIPQNGLRVDGKHHEVYFSDFRKVTPDKLRTILRQPVLASSATEIPHCRRSHSLQA, from the coding sequence ATGACTGACAAGATCGACTTCAAGAAGGCTCTCGACAGCTACCGAGCCCCGCGCGATAAGTTCCGCATCGTTGATGTTCCCGACATGCAGTACCTCATGATCGATGGGCACGGCGACCCCAACACCTCCCCGACCTACGCTGAAGCCCTCGCCTCGCTGTACCCCGTCGCCTACAAGCTCAAGTTCATCAGCAAGCGAGAGCTTGAGCGCGACTACGTCGTTCCACCGCTGGAGGGACTGTGGTGGGCGGAGGACATGGACGCCTTCACCGTCTCGCGCGACAAATCCCAGTGGGACTGGACGATGATGCTCATGGTTCCTGACTGGATTGGCCGCGCTTCGTTTCTAAGCGCGGTTGATCGAGCCGGAGCGAAGAACAGCCCCATGCGCTTGGATGATGTTCGCCTTGAAACGCTATCGGAGGGACGTTGCGTGCAGACGCTCCACCTCGGTTCGTTCGATGACGAGGGGCCTGTGCTGGACCGCATGCACCGCGAGTTCATCCCGCAGAACGGCCTGCGCGTGGACGGCAAGCACCACGAGGTCTACTTCAGCGACTTCCGCAAGGTGACCCCCGACAAGCTACGCACGATACTCCGCCAACCCGTTCTGGCCTCCTCGGCAACTGAGATCCCTCACTGTCGACGTTCCCACTCGCTCCAAGCCTGA